Proteins encoded together in one uncultured Fibrobacter sp. window:
- a CDS encoding thrombospondin type 3 repeat-containing protein — MKKLFAALSLMCIPALAQVGIVRSTSGIHAPSAKTLPQGFLYISGAFEMVSDGNPLSLDGSYTDSKGNFVNLEKNTPSNDETFYASFAVLDNLELGFSLPFHYEGDISNTDLDGFGLGDLHLSAKGSIPVNEWFYLGLSGELFAPTGSTEKGFRPRHRWYVKSDDETYAFTSNYAAANVNAHFSFDLKQYLTINGYIGLLSDFGEKGKYLLWGAGFNIFPEKTLTLIFEASGETPMRSTRMSYHFLNSPFRLTPGLRLHLPYDAYLTLSGDVGFHYFKELDIEDALPVNLKSGDENLRYKTSGSPEVAIAISLSKVFNLSWGDDDNDGVIDRKDMCPNTFKGQKVNPRGCPVDEDQDGILNIVDLCPNTPTGLEVDYNGCPLDHDKDGVADYLDKCPNTTNGFAVDSTGCMLDTDGDGIDDNNDKCHETPHGEPVGRDGCPLDQDKDGIPNEIDQCPDTPEGISIDKNGCPRDFDGDGVPDDIDKCPNSKLGEQVGESGCPLDSDKDGVPDTKDECADTPEGVMVNILGCRIDQDGDGIFDEEDKCPGTPEGAPIDSLGCPLDSDGDGIADWADQCPGTAPNTFIDISGCPTNQRHNFNTFAKHIRFKGQDTVLVNSSYTALNDIVYYMRQYPMNLEIQCSASEASGERAEQISNERAEFIYNYLVKKGIRKERLKFQGFGKKLPPTLTQKNGSTDVVRFIPSPENQKQ, encoded by the coding sequence ATGAAGAAGCTGTTTGCCGCATTAAGCCTAATGTGTATTCCTGCCTTGGCTCAGGTAGGAATCGTAAGGTCAACGAGCGGCATTCACGCCCCATCGGCAAAGACTCTTCCACAAGGATTTCTTTACATTTCTGGCGCTTTCGAAATGGTGAGCGACGGAAACCCCTTGAGCTTGGACGGAAGCTACACCGACAGCAAAGGCAACTTCGTCAATCTTGAAAAGAACACGCCCTCGAACGACGAAACCTTTTACGCGAGTTTCGCCGTCTTGGACAACCTTGAACTAGGCTTTTCTTTACCCTTCCATTACGAAGGCGATATCAGCAATACGGATTTGGACGGTTTCGGTCTCGGCGACCTGCATTTGTCCGCTAAAGGTTCCATTCCCGTAAACGAATGGTTTTACCTGGGTCTTAGCGGTGAACTTTTTGCACCGACAGGTTCTACTGAAAAAGGGTTCCGCCCAAGACACCGCTGGTATGTCAAATCAGACGACGAAACGTACGCATTCACCTCGAATTACGCTGCCGCCAATGTAAACGCCCATTTTTCGTTTGACCTCAAGCAGTACTTGACCATTAACGGTTACATAGGTCTTTTAAGCGATTTCGGCGAAAAGGGAAAATACCTCCTTTGGGGCGCCGGCTTCAACATCTTCCCCGAAAAGACCCTTACGCTGATATTCGAAGCTTCGGGCGAAACGCCTATGCGTTCTACGCGCATGAGCTACCATTTCTTGAATAGCCCCTTCAGGCTGACTCCGGGCTTGCGACTGCACTTGCCTTACGACGCATACCTCACGCTTTCGGGCGATGTGGGCTTCCATTACTTCAAGGAGCTCGACATCGAAGACGCTTTACCCGTCAACCTAAAATCGGGCGACGAGAACTTGCGTTACAAGACATCAGGCTCACCTGAAGTCGCCATTGCCATCAGCCTTAGCAAGGTATTCAATCTAAGCTGGGGCGACGACGACAACGACGGCGTCATTGACCGTAAGGACATGTGCCCGAATACGTTTAAAGGCCAAAAGGTAAACCCCCGCGGATGCCCTGTTGACGAAGACCAGGACGGAATCCTCAACATCGTGGACCTTTGCCCGAATACGCCCACAGGCCTTGAAGTCGATTACAATGGTTGTCCCCTCGACCACGACAAAGACGGCGTTGCCGATTACCTCGACAAGTGCCCCAATACGACAAACGGCTTTGCAGTCGATTCTACTGGTTGCATGCTCGACACCGATGGCGACGGCATTGACGACAACAACGACAAATGCCACGAGACTCCGCACGGAGAACCCGTCGGAAGAGACGGATGCCCCTTGGACCAGGATAAAGACGGCATTCCCAACGAAATTGACCAATGCCCCGATACCCCCGAAGGCATTTCAATCGACAAGAACGGCTGCCCCCGCGACTTCGATGGCGACGGAGTCCCCGACGACATCGACAAGTGCCCCAACAGTAAGCTCGGCGAACAAGTCGGCGAATCGGGCTGTCCGCTCGATTCCGACAAAGACGGCGTTCCCGACACGAAGGACGAATGCGCCGACACACCCGAAGGTGTCATGGTCAACATCCTCGGCTGCCGCATAGACCAGGATGGTGACGGAATCTTTGACGAAGAAGACAAATGCCCAGGCACACCTGAAGGCGCCCCGATCGACAGTCTCGGCTGCCCCCTCGATTCCGACGGAGACGGTATCGCCGACTGGGCCGACCAATGCCCGGGTACCGCGCCCAATACCTTTATCGATATTTCAGGCTGTCCCACCAACCAGAGACACAACTTCAACACATTTGCAAAGCATATCCGATTCAAGGGCCAGGATACCGTTCTTGTAAATTCCAGCTACACCGCTCTTAACGATATCGTATACTACATGCGGCAATACCCCATGAATCTGGAAATCCAGTGTTCCGCAAGCGAAGCCTCGGGCGAACGGGCTGAACAAATTTCGAACGAACGCGCCGAATTCATTTACAACTATCTCGTCAAAAAGGGTATCCGCAAGGAACGCCTCAAGTTCCAGGGATTCGGTAAAAAATTACCGCCGACGCTTACGCAAAAGAACGGTAGCACCGACGTTGTGCGATTTATCCCCTCGCCCGAAAATCAAAAGCAATAG